The nucleotide sequence GACCTGTGGCGCAGAATAACGAACCGGTAGCATTGGAGGACAGATGACTATTACCGGGGAAAAAATCAGTGAATCCAGCCAGGCTGAGGCTAAAGAGAAGTATTTTACCAGGTTCAGTGTCCGGCAGCGTATTGAGCACGCGGTACTGATGGTATCCTTCATCGTGCTGTCGGTAACCGGACTTGCCCAGCGTTATTACACGACAGGCTGGGGGGAATGGGTAATCCTGGGACTGGGAGGAATTGAATACACGCGGCTGATTCACCGTATTTTCGGCCTGGTGTTCACACTATCGATAATCTACCATTTTAGCTACGTAGCTTACCTATTCTTCGTCAAACACCGCCGGTTGACCATGGTTCCTACTATCCAGGACTTTCATGACGTCGTCGGAGCGCTGCGACACGGCTTTGGTTTTGCGGATAAGCCACCACTATTGGGCCGTTTTGACTACCGGCAGAAGTTTGAGTACTGGGGTCTTATCCTCGGGGGACTGGTGATAACGGTTACCGGCTTTATCCTGGCTTTTCCCGTGGCTGTGACCAGAGTCGTACCCGGCCAGGTAGTAGCCGCCGCCGTGGAGTTTCACGGGTATGAGGCCACGCTGGCGGTCCTGGTCATTATCATCTGGCACCTGTATGACGTAATCTTACGGCCGGGCGTCTTCCCGGCGGATATGACCATCTTCACCGGAAAAATCTCCAGAGAGCGAATGCTTGAAGAGCACCCGATGGAGTATGCGGAGTTGCAGACTATCCGGCCGGGCAGCGGAGCGGACAATCTCCCCTCCGGCGAGGGCACGGCAGACCCGGCTAACGAGTCGCAATAAAAAATGCTTTTCTTTGAGTCATTCTTAGGCCATTACCTGACCCAGGCTGTATCCTACTCGTTAATCACCGTAATAGTCGTTGAAACAGTAATGGCAATATGGCATATACACGAGCCATTACTCCGGATTAAGTTCCGGTTTCTGGCGCTGTTCCTGCCGGCGTTGTGTCCCCCACTCTACTACCTGCTTTACCCGGACAGGGTCAGTGAGTATTTCCGCGAGCAGGTAGCCTTGATTGACGTTAACCAGTGGCTGGCACTGGAACTGGGTGGGGGTATCACTATCTGGCATCTTTTCACCTTTATACTGCTGGCGACTGCCGCTATATTTCTTATTGAAGAGGCTTTCCCGCTGAGCACACACTATTTAACAAAGCGCCCGTCATTTCCCGCTATCAAGAGGGGGCAATACCCCAGGCTGGATAAGGCACTGGCCAATACAGGCAGGAATGAACCTGCCCTCACACCCGCCATACTACTGTCCCCGGAAAATACTCCCGTGGCTTACATCTCAAATCACGGGACACTGGTGCTTTCGGCGGCGATGATAGACCTGCTGGATGTTGATGAACTTCAGGCGGTTATCGCCCACGAAATCGCCCACCACAGCCGGACGGTTACCCGGATAAACCGGGTGTTGCTGGTCTTGCGCTTCTGGCTCTTTTATAACCCGGTGGGACTTCTTGTCTTTCACCGCATTATTAACGATAACGAAAAGCTCTGCGATGACATGGCTATCCGTTCTTCCGGAAAACGGCTATCGCTTACTTCCGGACTACTCAAGATATTCCGGCATTCGGCGGCGGTCAAATCTGCTGCCACGAAGCAACGTCTCTGGCCAGGAATCACCTCGCTGCAAAACACTGCCCGCCGGAACCTGACCAGGGAGAGAGTAGAGCGAGTTACGCAGACTAACGGGGTGAACAGTATTGATTACCAGAATCTACGAGTTGCGGTTACCGCGCTAATACTGGCGGTGCTGCTCTTTTTCATCGTGTAATTCATCAGGTCTGGCAGGGCACTTTGTCGATGATGCAATTTCTGAAAGCAGTTCCACGGATCATACTGACACCGGCACTGGTATCGGGTATGGTAGCATTAGTCCTGTTTTTTCTGGGGGCAGTACCGGACTACATTAATCCCCCTGAAGCCGGCTATCGAAAATACTCAAGCATGGAAGAAGCTGAAGCCGTGCTGGGATTCCGGGTAGCGGTACCCTCTTATTTCCCCGATTACCTTTCCTGGCCTCCCGCTGAAATCTACGGACAACGCAAACCGGTGCTCATGATGCAGTTGCTGTTCTTATCTCGCTACGGTAACTTTGAAACCATGATAATATCCCAGATAAAGTCTGATCTTGAAGACCTGCCTGTAGACCTGCCCTGGTTCGAGACCATCCGTCAAAAGACCCCGGTGTCAATAGGAGTCAGTAAAGGAGTCCTGATAACCGGAGTAAGGGCTGACGGCCAGTTGCTTAGCGGAGTCTACTGGAGGTCAGGAGATTATTACTATGTGGTAATCACCACTCGCTCCGAGCGTGAATTGCTCACCATCGCCAGGAGTATGTAACCGGGTCAGTTACCAGCCGTCTGACAAGGTACTGCAATGGGCGGGGTTTGGCAAACATTCAGAATGACCTGGTGGGTGCCGCTGGAAGATAAAAAGGATCACCACGCTTAAGTGGGCAGTCAGTTTGCTTCCTTAAACGATATTATTTATAGCTACGACTTCAGGTCTACAGCATACCTGGCCTGTAGCCAACAAGCTATCTGACATCCGTACAAGAGAAACGTCCCCCTGAATAGATTCTCCTTGCGCTGGACGAGGCGCCTTTGCTGACTATTCCTGTGAGAACTTAACGCCACTACCTCGGTGGTATCGCATGAGGCTCATGACAAATCGCGCAGCTCGTCGCCTTACTGGCATGTACGTTTTCTATCGGTCCTCCCTTGCCATGGCATGCCAGGCATCCGCTTACCTCCGCTGACAGTGCCGGCATAGCAATAACTGTACCTTCAGTCGTGGCATTAAGCAATTCGGCAGTATGCCTTACGACCGAAGCGGTTAGCCATGCGCACCTCTCTGCTCGCTCCGGTGACAACGCCTTAAAGCCGGTAGTCTCGCACCACGTCGTTACGGAGATATGACAGAGCGGCGACTGTGCAACAGAAGGTTCAATGTCAAATTTCGGACTCTCGGGATGGTAGTCAGGTAACCCCTCAGCGCCATACCAGGTAAAAAGCTCATCTATCATCCCGTCACCTGCCTTAGGGTCAGAGACCAGGTATATCGCTGCTGCCGCTCCATTCAACGCGCCGCAGAGCGTTCCCCAACCGGAGACACCAGCCTTCCCGTATTTCATCATTTCTGCGGGAAAGGCATCATAAGGAGCACCAACTTTATCCCGTAGCTCACCAATGATCCCCTCAAACGAGCCAAACATACAACCTCCCTGATAATACGCCGCGTAGCCGTTTGCGGTGGTTAGTGTTTGTCAAGAAGTATTACCGGACAAGGAAGGGAATATAAATGAACGAATTGCCAGTACCTAGAGAAAAAGTTGTAAGCCGTCTGAAACGAATATCCGGACAGATAAGAGGTTGCGCCCGCATGG is from Dehalococcoidales bacterium and encodes:
- a CDS encoding cytochrome b/b6 domain-containing protein, whose product is MTITGEKISESSQAEAKEKYFTRFSVRQRIEHAVLMVSFIVLSVTGLAQRYYTTGWGEWVILGLGGIEYTRLIHRIFGLVFTLSIIYHFSYVAYLFFVKHRRLTMVPTIQDFHDVVGALRHGFGFADKPPLLGRFDYRQKFEYWGLILGGLVITVTGFILAFPVAVTRVVPGQVVAAAVEFHGYEATLAVLVIIIWHLYDVILRPGVFPADMTIFTGKISRERMLEEHPMEYAELQTIRPGSGADNLPSGEGTADPANESQ
- a CDS encoding M56 family metallopeptidase, which translates into the protein MLFFESFLGHYLTQAVSYSLITVIVVETVMAIWHIHEPLLRIKFRFLALFLPALCPPLYYLLYPDRVSEYFREQVALIDVNQWLALELGGGITIWHLFTFILLATAAIFLIEEAFPLSTHYLTKRPSFPAIKRGQYPRLDKALANTGRNEPALTPAILLSPENTPVAYISNHGTLVLSAAMIDLLDVDELQAVIAHEIAHHSRTVTRINRVLLVLRFWLFYNPVGLLVFHRIINDNEKLCDDMAIRSSGKRLSLTSGLLKIFRHSAAVKSAATKQRLWPGITSLQNTARRNLTRERVERVTQTNGVNSIDYQNLRVAVTALILAVLLFFIV
- a CDS encoding C-GCAxxG-C-C family protein codes for the protein MFGSFEGIIGELRDKVGAPYDAFPAEMMKYGKAGVSGWGTLCGALNGAAAAIYLVSDPKAGDGMIDELFTWYGAEGLPDYHPESPKFDIEPSVAQSPLCHISVTTWCETTGFKALSPERAERCAWLTASVVRHTAELLNATTEGTVIAMPALSAEVSGCLACHGKGGPIENVHASKATSCAICHEPHAIPPR